DNA from Colletotrichum higginsianum IMI 349063 chromosome 7 map unlocalized unitig_7, whole genome shotgun sequence:
ATCGTCCACTAGGCCCAGTGAACTTAAGTCTCGGGATAATCCTCCCCATGGGCAAGAACTGATTCCGCCAAGCGTCTGCCAATTGAAGTTCCTCGCAGGAGTTCTTGTTTGTCGTTTGCCAGGGTGGCGTGGTCAAGTGTCGTCTGTCCGAATTATCCTGTGCCACGTTCCTATCATTTGTATGTCTCTGTTCTTCCCACAGTACGTGAAACCAACTACAAAGCTCATCTATGTGATAAGGTCGTGCGAACAACCGGGTCTTAAGTTCGCCTTCCTGGGAGTTCATCGTCTACCGCTGTATCTCTATTGTCGAGTGCAATGAGAAACCAGATCAACACCGAAAGGCCAACGGAACCAAGAATAGACTGGGCTACCTTCGGGTCAAGGGAAGGAAGCAGCATCGCTCGCGGTCTTCGACTCGCGCCAGGAGCAGGCCATCACAACAACTGGAAGCTCGCGTTGCATAGCTACAAGTAATTCACCCCATTCTTGGAAATATGAATTCCCGGTGTGTTTCGCAATAATCCTGTTCTATAAAGATGTTACGTCGATGTATGTTTGTCCGGGCAAACACTATCATGAGTTCAACACTTCGAGTCTCCTTCGAATTTCTCCTTCGAACCGACCCAATCATACCATGGCTACTACGATTTTCAAGTCCATCGCCCCGTGACGACGCACCTTAGGTCGCGAGCCACCCTAAAGCCAGACACGCTCCAACAAGGACCAGAATAACTCGCTTGATGCCGAGAGCATAAATACCAGGCGCGAGGACACTGCTTGCATCTGAAGAGGCTTTCGGATTCATGCCTCCATCTCCAGTCTTAAAGGCACGCCAGTCAGCAACAACTTCACCTGCCGCGAGTGTCGAATAACGAAGAGATACACACCTGCGATTCGGCCCAACGACAGTCCCCCGGGTGCTTCCCACACCATTCTTCCGGCTCGAAGACGCCATGGTGGTCGTTGTTACCAGAGTCGTAGACTAGAAGGTCGTGGATCAGATGATCCGGGCGAGGTATGAAACCCTCGTGACCCTTTATCACCTCGAAAAAGTCGGTCACAAAAACGATCCCAGTGATACAGAGGCCTACaacgccgaagacgaggatgtaCTTGACTGTACGATATATCCATCCTGGTATGTGGAATCTGAAAGGCACTCGCTTCGCCGGTGTCGCCTCGGGCTCTGATTTCTTCGCCTCGGCGGCTGGCGACGGGACACTGGGAGCAAAGTTGTAACCCCACGTCACGAAGGCCGTCATCTTGACGGAGACGTATTCGATGCCgtgaaagaggaggagaggtaGCTGGTAGATTATATCGGTGTGCCCTCGGTATTTAATGCTGTTGAGAACCAGCGAGAAGAAGTTTGGAGACGACTCATGTCAATAGATCGGTGATGTAGACCTCCAGAAGCAGAGAACACGGGGTTCAAGAGCAGCCGTGTCTCGAGATTGGTGTTCAGAGGCGGAAGCAACCACGAAAGCAAGAAGTCGGCTTCTTTCCAGGTTTAAGGGCGCATTAGAATAGAAGAGACGATCGCGCTTCCTTATTGCGAGGTCCGGTAAGTGTTGGCGAAGGCACACTTCAACGTAGCTGCCAGGGCGCATGGTCTATGGCGGCCAAAGAACATGATGCCGAACAGCCTGGGGAAGGAAGCACGTAGAGGGGCATCGTTCGCGTGGGAACCGGCATCTATTATTCGATTCGGGACTTTTGCTGCCACCGTCTATCCTTTGAGCCGTGAACGCCTGCCATCTCCGCCCTTTAATAAGGCATTAACAATTAACAAACCATTATTCTCGCCACAGGATCGATAACTGAATAGAAAGGAACATCGACCAAGTCTTCAATCCACCAAGCCCTTCCACCACCAACAGAGGCTGTCCACCTCCGATAAAAATAACGCCATGCGCAATGCAATGCCTTGCTTCATCATGAAGCTCCGTATTCGCAAATGGGGTATAGGCCATGATCCAGTTCATCGTAAAAGCGAATGCACTAAATGTACAGAAGAAAACAAGGTGGGTAGGTCGGCTACATCCACACGGTGAAGAAGATCATGACACCAACCAGACCGAAAGCCATCCCGGCGATCTGCTTGGTGCCAGATCCTGAAGGTCTctcggaggccgaggatTCGGCGGATTCTGTTGGCGCTGCCGAAGCGCTGGTACCCGAGGCCGTGGCTGTGGCCGTCGGActcgacgagaagctgccCCTGAATGTCTCTCCGAGAGTGGGCAAGCGAACGTTTCCATccaccaaccaaccacccGTGGCCTTGGGACATTCGCGGGTGGAGACACTGGTCGGGTTGTAGTCGGACTTCATGACTCCGGTAGGAGTGATGGTAGCCCACTTGGCTTGCAGGTTCTGGAATTCGGGCGAGCGAGGGATCGGAGTGCCCTTGCGGGTGAAGCCATCGTAGACGTCGCCGGCCGTGATAGTCTTGGAGACCTCGGGGCCGTATGACACGATACCGTAGCGGTTCTCCTCGTAGATCCATTCGTACACCATGGCACCGCTCCAGTCATCCACCATGGGTTGGCTGAATATGGCGTCCTGGTCATCCCAGGTCCTGGGGCCTTGGCCAGTGATACAGCCCGTCtcggtgaagaagatgggcACAGGAAACTGCTCGGCCATGGCTTGTAAATTCGTGTAGCCTGAAGTGTTGTACGTGTTGGGGTCGCACCACTCATACGAGTTGAGCCCGAAGAAGTCGATGTTGTCCTCTGGTTTGCCGCCACAGGTGAGGTAGTCCTGCAGCATGGGTCGTAGCTCAGCAatgtcggcggccgagtAGCCGACAGGGATCTTGCGGTAGCCCTTCTGATCTCGGTAGGCCTTCATGTCTCGCGCAGCAGCCTTCATAAAAGGGGCGACCTGAGACTGGTTGTTAAGCGCGATAATCTCATTGCCGATGAAGAAGCCAAGAACATTGTCGTATTTCTCAAAGGTATCCATCACCTTGGCGTAGGCGTTGAACTGAGTTTCGTTCCAGTACGGGTTATTCTGCTCACGTCACGTTAGCGGCAGTCCGCACATGGCAGTAGAGGACGGCACGGACAGGAAGGATGTACGAGTCAAAAGTGTCCAAGTCAATGAGGGTGTAgatgccggcgtcgtcaaAGGCCGCCATGCACCCGTCGTGGTTTGCCGCGGGGTCGACGTGGTAGATGCGAATCGCATTGGTGCCCAGCGTCTTCATGAGGTTGGCGTCGCGGACGCAttgctcggcgtcgaccaaGGGGTCATCTGAACAAGGTTTGGGTTAGATGTGTGCTTTTGCAAGGCATGCATTGAGTTTAGCTGGGCTAACCTGGCCTCAATTGGTACGCAACTCCTGCCATGGCGTCAGTCGTGGGTAATCTGGCGGGAATGGAATGCTGGCTTACCTTTCATGAACCATTGCCTACCGTTCTCCTCGAAGAACTTGTTGCCAACAATCTCGATTGGtgcaagggcggcggcagtgccAAGCGGCAATGCCGAGACTAGATTGGAGACTCGCATTGTAAAGCAATAAATAATGGAAAGCCAAGTTTGTGATAAGCTTCAAACCCAAGGGCGGTATGGGGAGAAAAAAGTGAGGATGCAACGGGGTTGGTGGTGTCTAATTGTTGTGGTTCCAAAACAAATAAAGACGTCCAAGGttcgcgacgacgacggtgacgagcGGAGGATATAAGTCGTCCCAAGAAGAGATGCTCTCCGAATCGAAATGCGGACAGCAAACCAAGAGCAGTGGTTTGTCGCGCTGGTGCAGGCGCAGGTAACGGAGAAAAGTAAAGACTGACTGTCGGCCGTCGTTGCttctctcgtcgtcggttcGTGCTATCcactcctctctctttccaaCTCGGGTGTCGGTTCACCAATTCACCAACAACACAGCAACCAAGCCCTTCACTTTGCAGGTCGACTCCAACTCGGCACACCCTTCCAATGCGACGGCCAACGGTTCTTCTTGGCAGGAACGACAGAAAATGCGCAGAGTTGCGAGCGCAGCAACCGTTCTGGAGGGCGTCAGGCGAGGTGGAAAGGAAGGAGAGGCCTGGGTAGGTATCGTAGGTAAGCAGGCAGCCTCACACCAAGCAACAATGACATGTCGTGTcgggggaagggagggaagcTGTGATTATTATTATTCTGATTCACCCCAgctcctctcctctcgctGCAGGTTGACGCGAGACAGGCTTCGAACAGCAAGGCCCTGCAattttttccctctctcttcgttTGTCCCCCCCTGCCGGCGGCCTTTCTCACACACGGTtgctctctttctctttttggAATCCCATCCCACCTCTCCACACGTGGAGTACCAAACAGACGAAAAATGCGCCTAGGAACTGGAGCTTGGAGCTCGCCCTGGTGCTAGCAATGGCACCGGTCCAGGGTGGGAAACGATGGCGGCAGGGGTgcggcgacgaggggaagaggggggaaaaccCGAACAGACTCTCCCACACCAGGGACGTCAAGCTTGAATCAACAAGGCCGACTGCATGGGTCTGGGTCAATGGAGGTGCGCCATGTTGTGCCATTGGCGGCCGGCCAGGGAGGCAGCACCGCCTATCTTGATTGTCGCCCGGCCGGAGGGTGACCAGGTCTGACTCTGGCTGAGCTGGGCTGGACTGGAGGGCTGATGCACAATTGAAATGGACTTGCTGCTGCAGACCGGCGGCGTTGGTTGACCTCATTGGGGGCAACgcgggtgggtgggtgatgCTAGACGAGGGTGGGAACACGgctccctctcccccatcCAAAGCAGGCTGACTGTaacaagacgacgacgcgtCCGTCTCGTTGGCCTGCTTGATACTGAGAGGAGGACAGGTATGACATCGTTCCTTCCAGGGCTGATGATTATGTCCAGAATCCTTCCGTCCATAGCCCCCAGAGCCCACCGTCCATGTCACAACCAGGTAGGTGCTATCTCTGCTTTCGATCGGCCGATGCAATGCCCTCACCATCCCAGGACGACAATAAACCTGACGCCGGCGTCTAGGCAACGAACAATGAGGCAGAAGTAGAGACAACCCCCAAGTGTAGCCAAACCCGGcgttttctttcttttgccCCCACGACCACAGACAACATGGCGCCATCCATCCGAAGCCATGCCCGTCTTTGATACCTGTCCAACCAAACTGGCGCGATTGGTTCGCGTCGTTTCGTATCCTTTCCACTGGCCTGGCCTTTGCTACCTTCTACATCCATGGGCCATAGAGCATGACCCAGCTGGCCTGCGACTACGAGTCGGAGCCCCGGGAATCGGACCGAGCTTTTTCATGGCGGATGGTTGGTCTGACGCTAGGCCGCCAGCTAGAGATTTTTGGTGCTTGCAATCCACACAATGGACAAAGGGTCCGACTGCATACACTACAACTCACAACTCGGCACCGCTAGCAAACTTTGGGAAGAATCCAGATTGATATTGCTAGCCCCGTGCTCTCTTCCGCTTCAGCGGCTCGCCTAGACCGGCCCACGGGGTTCTGCCTTTTTAGATTGGCGATGGCCAGCCATGCTGCAGGGTACGGCTGGAAACTGTTGGTGGGGGCTTTCCTCTCTTCATTTCATAACCAAGGCAGATGTCAAACCCAATACATAGCCAGTAAGCGCGGCAGCATGGCAAAACCCAGTAATGTACCCCCGTCCTTGATAACGAGCATGACGCAACGCTCTGATCGCAGGATTCCATCGAGAACCCTCTGAGTCTAGCAGTCCGACAATCATCGACGCGTGCTAGGGTAAGCTTAACCAATATTGATCTTAATTCTCTTTGTTGGAATCATGTCGACTGCAAGTTGCAACGGCCACTGTAGTTTAGTGTAGAAAAACGGACAAGGAAGCCCAGGTTTCGGTTTCGCGCTGGAGAGCGGCAACTGGACGCCCGTCAGTGGCCGACCTGGACATAATGTCAGATCATAGTGTTGATGGACGCAAAGCGAATGAGAGCGCCAACAGGACCTGTGGATCCGGGTACCAGCTTCCTGTCTCAATGCGGCATGTCAATAGCGCCCCGGGCGAATCCGTTGTTGCGACTCGCAGCAATCCCTAAGGTGCTGGGAGTTCTGCGCCTGCCAGCTGCACCTCTCCCGTCATCGCCCGTTGCAGTTGGCACACAGCAGGAGGCAGCATTGAAGCAGGTGTCACGCCACAGACAGGCCCCCTCTCTCAGCATCCTCATGCGACGGACCGACCGCCAGGTGCTGTGTTGACATCGTTTATCACCGAGCAATCGCAACCTCGTGAGGCCGAATAGAGTACACTGCAGAGGAGCCTTTCCCTTGTCGTTCGATGGATAAATGTCCATAATAGTACACAGGCAAGCAGAAGCAGGCTTCCCTCGTCGGTCAGCACCCTGCATGGACTTGAAACCTTAGAGATCAACCCCTCGACAGCGGCCCCGACTCAAGCTTCCCCCCAATATGCCACCAAAGCCCGCGGCATCCGGAGAAGGTGACCACCAACGACCAAAGACCAAGACTCGTGGCAGGATAATGCCGCCAGGTGAAAAAGGACGACGCGGCCAGCGAAGATCGTAAGGGTCTAAGGGTGTGCCAAGCTAACGCCGTGCCGCGCCCATCGTTGGAAACACGGGCGATCCTCCCTCGGCGTGTGTGAGGGCGGCGACACCACGCTTCCACGAGTCTAAAAGATAAGACCGCCAACTCTCATCGTCCGGTACTCGTAACGCTTGGCGTTCCCCTACCCCTCATATGACATGTATTCGTAATAACAGCCGGGCCAAGATGCGGAGACAGTTGAGGTGCCGGGGCAGCTCTAGACGGACGACAAGTACGATGTACAGCTTCGGGTCCACCCCGAAAAGAGTGTCGTGTGTGTTTGCCTCCCAAGGTGAGCCATGAACAAAACTATGGTTCGCACATGtttcgccggcggccggctTGAATGAGGCAAAGCAATGACCAAGCTCTCGCTCATTCGTTCGCCCAAACACGAAACCTCAGCTACAAGTCTTGGGGTGCAAGTCAAGGTTAGGTGTTCTGTGAGCAGCTCACCCTGGTTGGCGGCAGCTCGAAACGGGATGGCCACCAGAGCAAACGACGGCAAAGGCTGCCTCCGAAAACCAAGTTCCAGGCCTTCTCAGGACCACAGGCGCTGCCCCGACAGAGCATGTCAACCGCCAAACATGCCACAGCCGAGGCGCTTACGGCTCAACGCATATGCGGCTACTCACTGTTCACCTAGCCATGGCCGTGAAGGTCAGTGCCAGATGACGGCCGACTTCCACTCCACAGTGAAATGGGAAAAATAGACTCATCAATCCCGGGTAATATGTCCGTCCTGCTTCGCCTCACCGAAAGGTAAAAGCCTCTTTACCGAggtgcctgcctgcctgcccacCATCCTCCCTGGGGTGCCTGCTGAGGGGGTGCCCTATTCACCCTCTTTCGGGTTTCCGTTTGTCATATAAACAGCCCATTCGGTGGAAATAGCATCACGTAACACACAGCACAGATAATGCCATCCTCAGATGTCCGTCAGCGCGCAGGGTGCGTATTGCTTGCCAACCCAGCTTGCCAACACCCAATCCGGCAGGTTTATTCCCCTCCTGACGCGGGCCTCCGTTCGTTGTGAGGGCGTAAGACAAGTAAGTCCTGGACCGTTTGCGGTACAAAAAGGTCAAAggttccctccccccgccgTCCGTCAGCCTGCGGCTCGGCTTTACGTTCTTTCTGCTATTTTCTGCATGAAGCCGTGCTCCATAACACTCCAAGCTCCACACGTCAACGGCTCCAAATCACATCCCGAGGGGGTCACAATATAGATAAGTCTTTCGGGAAACGAAACCTTTACTTCTCAACATTTTTTTGTCTTCTTCATAAATCCTACCAGGGCCCCATTTCCAGGGCACGATCATGTCATTTGCAGCAGAGGTATCGCCGAGAGCAAGAAAAAGGAACAAAACGCAACGGGAAAACAAAAAGCTTCAACAAATCATATCCTAACACCCCCAGCCCCCATCCAGGCAGATGGCTCGTCCGGCACATCTTGTTTGAATCTTGTTTGAGATTCTGATGCACAACTCAAGCAGCTTGGTATGGTATCGATATCGGGACTGCGCCAAACCAATGAAAACAAAATTGCTCATCGCTCCTTTCTCGTACCGTACACTTCTCCCACTCGGGGCGGGGTCGGGCTCAGTAAACCGGAGCTCGGTCGCCGCGTCCACCTCGTACAGCGGGGCCCGAGTCCCACGGCGGCCCTGGCGACCGCGCCGGGGGTACACGGATGTTCCGGATGGCTGTGAACCCGGTCGCAAGATCCCGTTCTTGGTCTCGCTCGCTGCTGGCCGCACTACTGACTCCGCTGTTGTTCGACATGCCGCCGCTACTGTTCGTCCTCGAATGGGATAGCCTTCTCGGGCTGATGCTTCCGCTCAGGCTTTCGCTATCACGCCTCGACGGCTGGGACACGGAGTTTTGCCGGGTCGGCTGTGGCACGAGCTCCATGTTGGGACTTTCCGTTTGTATGCGTAAGTTTGACATGCCGAAGTCCCAGCCTCCATACTGGTGCACGCAGTGAGGTTCTTTTATGTCGCAGTACTTGGTCAGGATCTGGTAGACCTGGGTTTgcacctcggccgccgagggacGATCGAGGGGGTTTGCGGATAGCATGCGGGCGACGATATGCATCAATGGTACGATGCCTCGAAACACATAACCGCCGTCGGATGAAGAGACCTTCTTGGACGCCTCCTTGGCCAGTGTCGACATCCACGATTCGACCTGCCCTAGGTTCTTGTGGAAGGACGAGTCCAGTACCGCGCCACCGCGACCCGGGGTCTTGTGCTTGGCAGCCCGATGGGCCGAGAAACTCTTTGTTGTCTTCTTAACAAGGAAGCTCATCAAGTCCAGGATGACGCAGCCGAGGGAAAAGATGTCGGCGGCCTGCGGGTTCAGATACGGATTCGGAGTGTTTAGCATCGCGTTTGGGCTGCTTGGGTTATCACTTCGCGGAATGGAGAAGTTGGTATGGGTTTCTGGAGACGTCGATATGGCcattgtcgccgccgccaccccaCGGCCCAAGGGGCTCGTCGGGCCGCCCGTGGGACGAAACCACTGCTCGGGCGCTGCGTAGTCATACGACTCCCGGTCGAACGAATTCTTGTCCGTATAGCCGGCGAGCACCTCAGCGTTTAGTCTCGTAAAGTCGGAGTAGAATATATGGAGCTGGCTCGTGAAGAGGATCGTCGACGGCTTGATGTTACCATGGCAAAGCCTCCGGCTGTGGAGGTACGCGAGGGCATCGGCAAGGCACAGAATCCAGTTCATGACGGTGcgtctcctctctctcttggcCAGGTTCTTGAAACTGGACGGGTTGTTGCCGAAGAAGGACTTCAGGTTGGAGTCGGTACCGGGTGTGAAGAGGACGTATGCCGCCCCGCCTTGGGTGTACGAGGCGTAATACGAGACCAAATGGTCATTTTGGATGCACCCAATGCTGTTGAGTATCTCAACAAACTCGTTTCTGGAAAGCTGGCCAACGCCGGTACCCAAAGggatgcggcggcggtagaAAACCAAACCAGGGCAGTTGGGAAGGACGACCTTGTCGACTGCGTTGTTGCCGGTCGGGCGACGCTCGACAACATCGAGAGGAACGAGCTCGTGGTCGTTGAAAGCGACCTGGTCGCCTCGTTGGAAGGGTCTGAGCAAGTAGGTGAACTGGCGAGCGAAGAACTTGCGTTCGATCTTGTCGTCCCTCACGGCGGTCAGCCTGAGGCGCTCGACGTGTTCGGAAGAGATGGGCAGATCGTGGTCGTCCCAGGAGTCGTCGATAATGCCGAAGATCTGGTCTGGGATcttgaggtcgacgaggatcAAGAAGATACGCTTGGCCTTGTTGTTGATCCAATCCCAATACGTCTCGTCCGTCAAGCCGTC
Protein-coding regions in this window:
- a CDS encoding 1,3-beta-glucanosyltransferase, whose protein sequence is MRVSNLVSALPLGTAAALAPIEIVGNKFFEENGRQWFMKDDPLVDAEQCVRDANLMKTLGTNAIRIYHVDPAANHDGCMAAFDDAGIYTLIDLDTFDSYILPVRANNPYWNETQFNAYAKVMDTFEKYDNVLGFFIGNEIIALNNQSQVAPFMKAAARDMKAYRDQKGYRKIPVGYSAADIAELRPMLQDYLTCGGKPEDNIDFFGLNSYEWCDPNTYNTSGYTNLQAMAEQFPVPIFFTETGCITGQGPRTWDDQDAIFSQPMVDDWSGAMVYEWIYEENRYGIVSYGPEVSKTITAGDVYDGFTRKGTPIPRSPEFQNLQAKWATITPTGVMKSDYNPTSVSTRECPKATGGWLVDGNVRLPTLGETFRGSFSSSPTATATASGTSASAAPTESAESSASERPSGSGTKQIAGMAFGLVGVMIFFTVWM
- a CDS encoding Protein kinase, which codes for MGQWWDAGRIDATVTRQFVCQYLLPEEIERLDRPLAFGDGLTDETYWDWINNKAKRIFLILVDLKIPDQIFGIIDDSWDDHDLPISSEHVERLRLTAVRDDKIERKFFARQFTYLLRPFQRGDQVAFNDHELVPLDVVERRPTGNNAVDKVVLPNCPGLVFYRRRIPLGTGVGQLSRNEFVEILNSIGCIQNDHLVSYYASYTQGGAAYVLFTPGTDSNLKSFFGNNPSSFKNLAKRERRRTVMNWILCLADALAYLHSRRLCHGNIKPSTILFTSQLHIFYSDFTRLNAEVLAGYTDKNSFDRESYDYAAPEQWFRPTGGPTSPLGRGVAAATMAISTSPETHTNFSIPRSDNPSSPNAMLNTPNPYLNPQAADIFSLGCVILDLMSFLVKKTTKSFSAHRAAKHKTPGRGGAVLDSSFHKNLGQVESWMSTLAKEASKKVSSSDGGYVFRGIVPLMHIVARMLSANPLDRPSAAEVQTQVYQILTKYCDIKEPHCVHQYGGWDFGMSNLRIQTESPNMELVPQPTRQNSVSQPSRRDSESLSGSISPRRLSHSRTNSSGGMSNNSGVSSAASSERDQERDLATGFTAIRNIRVPPARSPGPPWDSGPAVRGGRGDRAPVY